Proteins encoded together in one Acidobacteriota bacterium window:
- the rpoN gene encoding RNA polymerase factor sigma-54, with protein sequence MALEQKLSLKLAQKLVMTPSLQQAIKLLQMTRMELQGVLAQEMVENPILEESQEISAEEESSPLDELDSKKERDDELDHAESMEDIDLDAYFSDYWEGSGTASTHEVREGPPLENTISRDPDLYDHLLWQVHMAEISPRQRVLAELVIGNLEPDGFLVANAEEILASAPPLDEDDEEEPFTTAEVQRAVKLVQALDPPGIARRNLQESLLAQLAHSRQEAGLDPHPADVEPEEPEEQAAGEGEDGELEAAEGETEEAEPEAEEIPEDETDEERNYRLARILLADYWDQFLRRQYPSIAKDLGINLQHLEPAVELIKTLDLRPGRQYTSERTQYVEPDVVVVKVSGEYVIQVNDDGMPRLRVSKAYRRMLRKMRSQGNDAEAQAYIKDKIRSAMWLIKSLDQRQRTIYKVASSIVRQQQEFLERGIEYLRPMVLRDVAEDIGMHESTVSRVVANKYIHTPRGLLPLKFFFHSGIDREYGENISSLTVKRKIKHLIDEEDPKKPLSDSELMRVLKREGIQIARRTVAKYRDELGIPSSTDRKRIF encoded by the coding sequence ATGGCTTTAGAACAGAAGCTATCTCTTAAGCTGGCCCAAAAGCTGGTGATGACGCCGTCGCTGCAGCAGGCGATCAAGCTGCTGCAGATGACGCGCATGGAGCTCCAGGGCGTCCTCGCTCAGGAAATGGTGGAGAACCCCATCCTGGAAGAGTCCCAGGAGATCTCCGCCGAAGAAGAGAGCTCGCCGTTGGACGAGCTCGACTCGAAGAAGGAGCGCGACGACGAGCTCGATCACGCCGAGTCGATGGAAGACATCGACCTGGACGCCTACTTCAGCGACTATTGGGAGGGCTCCGGTACCGCCTCCACTCACGAGGTGCGGGAAGGGCCGCCGCTGGAGAACACCATCTCCCGCGATCCCGACCTCTACGACCACCTGCTCTGGCAAGTTCACATGGCGGAGATCTCTCCGCGCCAGCGGGTTTTGGCGGAGCTGGTCATCGGCAACCTCGAGCCCGACGGTTTTCTGGTGGCCAATGCCGAGGAGATCCTCGCCTCGGCGCCCCCCCTCGACGAAGACGACGAAGAAGAGCCCTTCACCACCGCGGAGGTTCAGCGGGCGGTGAAGCTGGTGCAGGCCCTGGATCCGCCGGGCATCGCCCGCCGCAACCTGCAGGAGAGCCTGCTGGCGCAGCTCGCCCACAGCCGCCAGGAAGCGGGGCTGGATCCCCATCCCGCTGATGTGGAGCCGGAGGAGCCGGAGGAGCAAGCCGCCGGTGAGGGTGAAGACGGCGAGCTGGAAGCGGCGGAGGGAGAGACCGAAGAGGCTGAGCCGGAAGCGGAAGAGATTCCCGAAGACGAGACCGACGAAGAGCGCAACTACCGCCTCGCCCGGATCTTGCTGGCGGACTATTGGGATCAATTCCTACGCCGCCAATACCCCAGCATCGCCAAAGACCTGGGCATCAACCTCCAGCATCTGGAGCCGGCGGTGGAGCTGATCAAGACCCTCGACCTGCGCCCCGGTCGCCAATACACCAGCGAGCGCACCCAATACGTCGAGCCCGACGTGGTGGTGGTCAAGGTCAGCGGCGAGTACGTGATCCAGGTCAACGACGACGGCATGCCCCGTTTGCGGGTGAGCAAAGCCTATCGGCGCATGTTGCGCAAGATGCGCAGCCAGGGCAACGATGCCGAAGCCCAGGCCTACATCAAAGACAAGATCCGCTCCGCCATGTGGTTGATCAAGAGTCTCGATCAACGCCAGCGCACCATCTACAAGGTAGCCAGCTCCATCGTCCGGCAACAGCAGGAGTTCCTGGAGCGGGGGATCGAGTACCTACGCCCCATGGTGCTGCGAGACGTGGCGGAAGACATCGGCATGCATGAATCCACCGTCAGCCGGGTGGTGGCGAATAAGTACATCCACACCCCTCGGGGTCTGCTGCCGCTGAAGTTCTTCTTCCACAGCGGCATCGACCGCGAGTACGGCGAGAATATTTCCTCCCTCACGGTCAAGCGCAAGATCAAGCACTTGATCGATGAAGAGGATCCCAAGAAGCCCCTATCCGACAGCGAATTGATGCGGGTGCTCAAGCGCGAAGGCATTCAGATCGCCCGCCGGACGGTGGCCAAATACCGCGACGAGCTAGGCATCCCGTCGTCCACCGACCGCAAAAGGATCTTCTGA